A genomic region of Mesorhizobium sp. NZP2077 contains the following coding sequences:
- a CDS encoding S8 family serine peptidase, whose product MAAEAALRFAAILAVAMTIAVPASAQSKAANGDQTKIDCRNGTNAAGANCAKDGNGAGDNAGGAGPAQAGAVFLPALIVDLFPNPVAPPAPAPTPRPEPATPPGNNQAGPPAGGPIISPTDLIAVQPPRAVTGDFVPDEVLVTVDGDAGAVQQIAASFGLEVRSQRQSRLLGTTLVRFGIPDGRPVGIVLAQLAADGRTQRREANHIYSLQQAAGIVNYAFDHITLDAKQASGENVRVAVIDTGIDDSNPALAGVIAAQFDAMPDVPIEKRDHGTSVDGLIAGVGALEGMAPGARIYHARAFEGGKSTMDVILSALDWAAEQNVSIINMSFVGPKNDLLGAACRNARALGIVLVAAAGNNGPKAPYGYPAAFDGVIAVTATDAKDGLMPQANRGAYVFISAPGVEMVAPSGAGSDVVTGTSFAAAIVSGAIANLIHASPGRTADDIEKALSATAKDLGPKGRDNDFGYGLLDLKAAEAAKE is encoded by the coding sequence ATGGCGGCTGAGGCGGCCCTTCGATTTGCAGCGATCCTGGCAGTGGCGATGACAATCGCCGTGCCTGCGTCGGCGCAGAGCAAGGCCGCCAATGGCGACCAGACGAAAATCGACTGCCGCAACGGCACCAACGCTGCCGGCGCCAACTGCGCCAAGGACGGCAACGGCGCCGGCGACAATGCCGGCGGTGCGGGGCCTGCCCAGGCCGGCGCCGTCTTTCTTCCCGCCCTGATCGTCGACCTGTTTCCCAACCCGGTCGCGCCCCCAGCACCGGCGCCGACACCACGACCGGAACCGGCGACGCCGCCCGGCAACAACCAGGCCGGCCCACCGGCCGGCGGCCCGATCATTTCGCCGACCGATCTCATCGCAGTCCAGCCGCCGCGAGCCGTGACTGGCGATTTCGTGCCCGACGAGGTGCTGGTGACCGTCGACGGCGATGCCGGCGCCGTGCAGCAGATCGCCGCCTCCTTCGGCCTCGAAGTGCGCTCGCAGCGCCAGTCCCGCCTGCTCGGCACCACCTTGGTGCGCTTCGGCATTCCCGACGGCCGCCCCGTCGGCATCGTGCTTGCGCAGCTTGCCGCCGATGGCCGCACGCAACGGCGCGAAGCGAACCATATCTATTCGCTGCAGCAGGCCGCCGGCATCGTCAACTATGCCTTCGACCACATAACGCTCGACGCCAAACAGGCCAGCGGCGAAAACGTCCGTGTCGCCGTCATCGATACGGGCATCGACGACAGCAATCCGGCACTGGCCGGCGTCATCGCCGCGCAATTCGACGCCATGCCCGACGTGCCGATTGAAAAGCGCGACCATGGCACTTCGGTCGACGGGCTGATCGCCGGCGTCGGCGCACTGGAGGGGATGGCGCCGGGCGCCAGGATCTACCACGCCCGCGCCTTCGAAGGCGGCAAGTCGACCATGGATGTCATCCTGTCGGCACTCGACTGGGCGGCGGAGCAGAATGTCAGCATCATCAATATGAGCTTCGTCGGACCGAAGAACGATCTGCTCGGCGCCGCCTGCCGCAATGCCCGTGCGCTCGGCATCGTACTGGTCGCCGCCGCCGGCAATAACGGGCCTAAGGCGCCTTACGGCTATCCGGCTGCCTTCGACGGCGTGATCGCGGTGACCGCCACCGACGCCAAGGACGGGCTGATGCCGCAGGCCAATCGCGGCGCCTATGTCTTCATCTCGGCGCCCGGCGTCGAGATGGTGGCACCGAGCGGCGCCGGCTCGGACGTCGTTACCGGCACGTCTTTCGCCGCGGCGATCGTCAGCGGCGCTATCGCCAACCTCATCCATGCTTCGCCCGGCCGCACCGCCGACGATATCGAGAAAGCGCTTTCGGCGACGGCGAAGGATTTGGGGCCTAAGGGGCGCGACAATGATTTCGGCTATGGACTGCTGGACCTCAAGGCGGCGGAGGCGGCGAAAGAGTAG
- a CDS encoding substrate-binding domain-containing protein, producing the protein MNLKQLAHMLALSQTTVSRALNGYPEVNEETRRRVIDAAKRHGYRPNPSARRLATGKSGMIGYVLPTGAAVDIDPHFVEFLSGLGDYARSHELDLVLSPADADDQETTYRRIVANRQVDAVYISSPMPQDSRVALVSTLGIPFLVHGRSEGLGFDYPYLDIDNEGAFHEAARLLVQLGHRRVALINGDDRETFAIHRERGVRRALAASGLTLGERHVCSVVMTEENGYRATRRLLEAGDAPTAIACSSLIMALGVVRAVRDLGLTIPGDVSLIAHDDVFPWLKPENFSVPLSTTRSSIRLAGARVAERLAARISGLEDGARGEVWPVDLVVRGSVAGAPT; encoded by the coding sequence GTGAACCTCAAGCAGCTCGCGCATATGCTGGCGCTTTCGCAGACGACGGTAAGCCGGGCGTTGAACGGCTATCCGGAGGTCAACGAGGAAACGCGCCGGCGCGTCATCGACGCCGCCAAGCGCCATGGCTATCGCCCCAATCCGAGCGCGCGGCGGCTGGCGACCGGCAAATCCGGCATGATCGGCTATGTCCTGCCGACGGGCGCGGCCGTCGACATCGATCCGCATTTCGTCGAGTTCCTGTCCGGCCTGGGCGATTATGCCCGCTCGCACGAGCTTGACCTTGTGCTGTCCCCGGCCGATGCCGACGACCAGGAGACGACCTACCGGCGCATCGTCGCCAACCGGCAGGTCGACGCCGTCTATATCTCTTCGCCGATGCCGCAGGACAGTCGGGTGGCGCTGGTCAGCACGCTCGGCATTCCCTTCCTCGTCCATGGCCGCAGCGAAGGTCTCGGTTTCGACTATCCCTATCTCGACATCGACAATGAGGGCGCCTTCCACGAGGCGGCGCGGCTGCTGGTCCAGCTCGGCCACCGGCGGGTGGCGCTGATCAATGGCGACGACCGCGAGACCTTCGCCATCCATCGCGAGCGCGGCGTACGCCGGGCACTCGCGGCAAGCGGGCTGACCCTGGGCGAGCGCCATGTCTGCTCCGTGGTCATGACCGAGGAGAACGGCTATCGCGCCACCAGGCGTCTGCTGGAGGCTGGCGACGCGCCGACGGCGATCGCCTGCTCCAGCCTGATCATGGCGCTGGGCGTGGTGCGCGCCGTGCGCGACCTCGGCCTCACCATTCCAGGCGACGTCTCGCTGATCGCCCACGACGACGTTTTTCCCTGGCTGAAGCCGGAGAATTTTTCAGTGCCGCTGTCGACGACGCGCTCATCGATCCGTCTCGCCGGCGCCCGCGTCGCCGAACGGCTGGCGGCGCGGATATCGGGGCTGGAAGATGGTGCGCGAGGTGAGGTCTGGCCGGTGGACCTGGTGGTGCGTGGATCAGTGGCCGGCGCGCCTACGTAG
- a CDS encoding ABC transporter substrate-binding protein, producing the protein MKKMLLLGAAFATFALNAPAHAELKFKPGEDKRFNWANYEDLKKVDLKGETLTIFGPWRGEDETLVRSVLDYFSEATGAEVKYSSSENYEQQIVIDTQAGSPPNIAILPQPGLIQDLASKGVLTPLGDDVAAWVKENYAAGDSWAKLGTFAGKDGKPGFYALPYKIDVKGLVWYSPDNFEEAGYKVPKTQEELAELEKKIIADGGKPWCIGLGSGGATGWPATDWVEDIMLRTQPPEVYDKWVKNEIPFTDPAVVNAIDIFGKIATDDKMVDGGAKAVAATDFRDSPKGLFSVPPKCYMHHQASFIPSFFPEGVKLGQDADFFPYPAYASKPELGTPLEVAGTLVMITKDSKPSRQFIKFLQMPLAHELWMAQKSFVTPFKGANKDAYGSEALKKQGEILVGATTVRFDGSDLMPGKIGAGSFWTGMIDLVGGKSAQDVATDIQKSWDGIK; encoded by the coding sequence ATGAAGAAAATGCTTTTGCTGGGTGCAGCGTTTGCCACGTTCGCCCTGAACGCGCCCGCGCATGCCGAACTGAAGTTCAAGCCGGGTGAAGACAAGCGCTTCAACTGGGCAAATTACGAAGACCTCAAGAAAGTCGATCTCAAGGGCGAGACCCTGACCATCTTCGGGCCGTGGCGCGGCGAGGATGAGACGCTTGTCCGTTCGGTGCTCGACTATTTCTCCGAGGCGACCGGGGCGGAGGTGAAATATTCCTCGTCTGAAAACTACGAGCAGCAGATCGTCATCGACACCCAGGCGGGCAGCCCGCCGAACATCGCCATCCTGCCGCAGCCGGGGCTCATCCAGGATCTTGCTTCCAAGGGCGTTCTGACCCCGCTGGGCGACGACGTCGCCGCATGGGTCAAGGAGAACTACGCGGCCGGCGACTCCTGGGCCAAGCTCGGCACCTTCGCAGGCAAGGACGGCAAGCCAGGATTCTATGCGCTTCCCTACAAGATCGACGTGAAAGGGCTGGTCTGGTACTCGCCCGATAATTTCGAAGAGGCCGGCTACAAGGTCCCCAAGACCCAGGAGGAACTTGCCGAGCTCGAAAAGAAGATCATCGCCGATGGCGGCAAGCCCTGGTGCATCGGGCTTGGCTCCGGCGGCGCCACCGGCTGGCCGGCGACCGACTGGGTCGAAGACATCATGCTGCGCACGCAGCCGCCCGAGGTTTACGACAAATGGGTCAAGAACGAGATTCCCTTCACCGATCCGGCAGTGGTCAATGCCATCGACATTTTCGGCAAGATCGCCACCGACGACAAGATGGTGGATGGCGGCGCCAAGGCGGTGGCCGCGACCGACTTCCGTGACAGCCCGAAGGGCCTCTTCTCGGTGCCGCCGAAGTGCTACATGCACCATCAGGCATCGTTCATTCCCTCCTTCTTTCCGGAGGGCGTAAAGCTTGGGCAAGACGCGGACTTCTTCCCCTACCCGGCCTACGCCTCCAAGCCGGAACTCGGCACGCCGCTGGAAGTGGCCGGAACGCTGGTGATGATCACCAAGGATTCCAAGCCATCGCGCCAATTCATCAAGTTCCTGCAGATGCCGCTCGCGCATGAATTGTGGATGGCGCAGAAGAGCTTCGTCACCCCCTTCAAGGGAGCCAACAAGGACGCCTATGGCAGCGAAGCACTGAAGAAGCAGGGCGAGATCCTGGTTGGAGCGACGACCGTGCGCTTCGACGGTTCCGACCTGATGCCGGGCAAGATCGGCGCCGGCTCGTTCTGGACCGGGATGATCGATCTGGTCGGCGGCAAGTCCGCCCAGGATGTCGCCACAGACATCCAGAAGAGCTGGGACGGGATCAAGTAA
- a CDS encoding sugar ABC transporter permease: MASQILSAIFVIIVGVGGCVAYFWGANKLVDLIFPSRGVSGTAAIDNLRRQGLVRPWLFVGPAMIILTIYLIYPVIETLRLSFLDRGGINFVGLANYQWAFGDRDFRNSILNNVLWLAVVPAACTFLGLIIAVLTDKIWWGTIAKSLIFLPLAISFVGASVIWKFIYEYRGEGQVQIGILNAIIQHFGGQPQVWISLPFWNNFFLMVILIWIQTGFAMVILSSALRGIPEETLEAAVIDGANPFQIFWKIMVPQIWGTIAVVWTTITILVLKVFDIVLTMTNGQWNSQVLANLMFDWMFRGGGDFGRGATIAIIIMIAVIPIMVWNIRQANKETGGH, from the coding sequence ATGGCGTCTCAGATTCTCTCGGCCATATTTGTCATCATCGTTGGTGTTGGCGGCTGCGTCGCCTATTTCTGGGGCGCCAACAAGCTGGTCGACCTGATATTCCCGTCGCGTGGCGTTTCCGGCACTGCTGCGATCGACAATCTGCGCCGGCAGGGCCTGGTGCGGCCATGGCTGTTCGTCGGTCCGGCGATGATCATCCTGACGATTTATCTGATCTATCCCGTGATCGAAACGCTGCGGCTCTCCTTCCTCGACCGCGGCGGCATCAATTTCGTCGGCCTTGCCAATTATCAATGGGCCTTCGGCGATCGCGACTTCCGCAACTCGATCCTCAACAATGTGCTGTGGCTGGCTGTCGTGCCCGCCGCCTGCACCTTCCTTGGCCTGATCATTGCCGTGCTCACCGACAAGATCTGGTGGGGCACGATCGCCAAGAGCCTGATCTTCCTGCCACTGGCGATCTCGTTTGTCGGCGCCAGCGTGATCTGGAAATTTATCTACGAGTACCGCGGCGAGGGGCAGGTGCAGATCGGCATCCTCAATGCCATCATCCAGCATTTCGGCGGCCAGCCGCAGGTCTGGATATCGCTGCCGTTCTGGAACAATTTCTTCCTGATGGTCATCCTGATCTGGATCCAGACCGGATTTGCCATGGTCATCCTGTCCTCGGCGCTGCGCGGCATTCCCGAAGAGACGCTGGAAGCCGCCGTGATCGACGGCGCCAACCCGTTCCAGATATTCTGGAAGATCATGGTGCCGCAGATCTGGGGCACCATCGCCGTCGTCTGGACCACGATCACCATTCTGGTGCTCAAAGTGTTCGACATCGTGCTGACCATGACCAACGGCCAGTGGAACAGCCAGGTGCTGGCCAACCTAATGTTCGACTGGATGTTCCGTGGCGGCGGTGATTTCGGCCGCGGCGCCACCATCGCCATCATCATCATGATCGCGGTCATCCCGATCATGGTCTGGAACATCCGCCAGGCGAACAAAGAAACGGGAGGGCATTGA
- a CDS encoding carbohydrate ABC transporter permease yields the protein MAVATGKSFASRFGVHIAVLIFVTIWTIPTLGILVSSLRDKDQIIASGWWNSFSSSSQTEAGRLPPASAQTQKDGKFVLEGNIFGDGAKRAISAFGVKAAAPTQYPVGSPADLGDGVTLQVNADGSFVMVSPKAFEGDRGQRVYYASSAPPKFTTDNYKTVLLSEGIGRSFMNSLTVTIPATVIPILIAAFAAYALAWMRFPGRALLIAVIIGLLVVPLQMSLIPLLKLYNGVGTFFGVPSKTYLGIWLAHTGFGLPFAIYLLRSYIAGLPREIMESARIDGASDFEIFVKIVLPLSFPVLASFAIFQFLWVWNDLLVAMVFLGTEADQIVLTAKLNALLGSRGGDWEILTTSAFVTIIVPLIVFFSLQRYFVRGLLAGSVKGG from the coding sequence ATGGCCGTCGCCACCGGAAAGTCCTTCGCCAGCCGCTTCGGCGTCCACATCGCGGTGCTGATCTTTGTTACGATCTGGACCATCCCGACGCTCGGCATCCTAGTCTCCTCGCTGCGCGACAAGGACCAGATCATCGCCTCGGGCTGGTGGAACTCGTTCTCCAGTTCCAGCCAGACGGAAGCCGGCCGCCTGCCGCCCGCCTCGGCGCAGACCCAGAAGGACGGCAAATTCGTCCTCGAGGGCAACATCTTCGGCGACGGTGCCAAGCGTGCGATCAGCGCCTTCGGCGTCAAGGCGGCGGCCCCGACACAGTATCCGGTCGGCAGTCCGGCCGATCTCGGCGACGGCGTGACCCTGCAGGTCAATGCCGATGGCAGCTTCGTCATGGTCTCGCCCAAGGCGTTCGAAGGCGATCGTGGCCAGCGCGTTTACTACGCCTCGTCGGCGCCGCCGAAATTCACCACCGATAACTACAAGACCGTGCTGCTTTCGGAAGGCATCGGGCGCTCGTTCATGAACTCGCTGACGGTCACCATTCCGGCGACCGTCATCCCGATCCTGATCGCGGCCTTTGCCGCCTACGCACTGGCCTGGATGCGTTTTCCCGGCCGGGCGCTGCTGATCGCGGTCATCATCGGCCTCCTGGTGGTGCCGCTGCAGATGTCGCTGATCCCGCTGTTGAAACTCTACAACGGCGTCGGCACTTTCTTCGGCGTACCATCGAAAACCTATCTCGGCATCTGGCTGGCCCATACCGGCTTCGGCTTGCCCTTCGCCATCTACCTGCTCAGGAGCTACATCGCCGGACTGCCACGCGAAATCATGGAATCGGCGCGCATCGACGGCGCCAGCGATTTCGAGATCTTCGTCAAGATCGTACTGCCGCTGTCATTCCCGGTGCTGGCGTCGTTTGCCATCTTCCAGTTCCTGTGGGTATGGAACGATCTCTTGGTGGCGATGGTGTTCCTTGGTACGGAAGCAGACCAGATCGTGCTCACGGCCAAGCTCAACGCACTGCTTGGATCACGCGGCGGCGATTGGGAGATCCTGACGACATCGGCCTTCGTGACCATCATCGTGCCGCTAATCGTGTTCTTCTCGCTGCAACGCTATTTCGTCCGCGGGCTGCTTGCCGGCTCGGTGAAAGGAGGCTGA
- a CDS encoding alpha-glucosidase family protein → MQSALKARSKPDLAVDRDWWRGAVIYQIYPRSYQDSNGDGIGDLKGIIGRLPYIASLGADAIWISPFFKSPMKDFGYDVSDYCDVDPMFGTLADFDALTAEAHRLGLKVMIDEVLSHTADSHPWFKESRSSRINPKADWYVWADARPDGTPPNNWLSIFGGSAWQWDTSRQQYYLHNFLAEQPDLNFHNREVQDALLDVTRFWLERGVDGFRLDTINFYFHSQGLESNPPLPPEERNDQTAPAVNPYNYQDHIYDKSRPENVGFLERFRALLDEYPATAAVGEVGDSQRGLEVVAAYTAGGKRVHMCYSFDFLAPEKISAEKVRSVLEAFGKVASDGWSCWAFSNHDVMRPASRWAASEADPIAYLKVISALLMSLRGSVCLYQGEELGLGEAELRFEDLQDPYGIRFWPEFKGRDGCRTPMVWDGSAKNGGFSQAKPWLPVPAKHLAQAVNVQQGDQASLLEHYRRFLTFRRAHPALAKGDITFIESEGDTVAFTRRAGNEQIVCVFNLGAKPATVDLGSRPLQPLPGHGFSGQTSPGSIELGGYGAWFGRID, encoded by the coding sequence ATGCAATCCGCTTTGAAGGCCCGTTCGAAGCCTGACCTCGCCGTCGACCGCGACTGGTGGCGAGGTGCGGTGATCTACCAGATCTATCCGCGCAGCTATCAGGATTCGAACGGCGACGGCATCGGCGACCTCAAGGGCATCATCGGGCGGCTGCCCTACATCGCCTCGCTTGGCGCAGATGCCATCTGGATCTCGCCGTTCTTCAAGTCGCCGATGAAGGATTTCGGCTACGACGTCTCGGACTATTGCGACGTCGACCCGATGTTCGGCACGCTGGCCGATTTCGACGCGCTGACGGCGGAGGCGCACCGGCTGGGTCTCAAGGTGATGATCGACGAAGTGCTGTCGCACACCGCCGACAGCCATCCCTGGTTCAAGGAAAGCCGATCGAGCCGCATCAATCCGAAGGCAGACTGGTATGTGTGGGCGGACGCAAGGCCCGACGGCACGCCGCCCAACAACTGGCTGTCGATCTTCGGTGGCTCGGCTTGGCAGTGGGACACCAGCCGCCAGCAATATTATCTGCACAATTTCCTGGCCGAGCAACCGGACCTCAACTTCCACAACCGCGAGGTCCAGGACGCGCTGCTCGACGTCACCCGCTTCTGGCTGGAACGCGGCGTCGACGGTTTCCGCCTCGACACGATCAATTTCTACTTCCACAGCCAGGGCCTGGAGAGCAATCCGCCGCTGCCGCCGGAAGAGCGCAACGACCAGACCGCGCCAGCGGTCAATCCCTACAATTATCAGGACCATATCTACGACAAGAGCCGGCCGGAAAACGTCGGCTTCCTCGAACGCTTCCGCGCCCTGCTCGACGAATATCCGGCGACCGCCGCTGTCGGCGAGGTCGGCGATTCGCAGCGCGGGCTGGAGGTCGTGGCGGCCTATACCGCTGGCGGCAAGCGCGTGCACATGTGCTATTCCTTCGACTTCCTGGCGCCGGAAAAGATCAGCGCCGAAAAGGTCCGCTCGGTGCTGGAAGCCTTCGGAAAGGTCGCCAGCGACGGCTGGTCGTGCTGGGCTTTTTCCAACCATGACGTGATGCGCCCGGCCTCGCGCTGGGCCGCCAGCGAAGCTGACCCGATCGCCTATCTCAAGGTCATCTCGGCATTGCTTATGTCGCTGCGCGGCTCTGTCTGCCTCTACCAGGGCGAAGAGCTCGGGCTCGGCGAAGCTGAATTACGCTTCGAGGATTTGCAGGATCCGTATGGCATCCGTTTCTGGCCGGAATTCAAGGGCCGCGATGGCTGCCGCACGCCCATGGTGTGGGATGGTAGCGCCAAGAATGGCGGCTTCTCCCAGGCAAAGCCCTGGTTGCCGGTGCCGGCCAAGCATCTGGCGCAAGCGGTCAATGTCCAGCAAGGCGACCAGGCTTCGCTGCTCGAGCACTATCGGCGCTTCCTCACCTTCCGCCGCGCCCATCCGGCACTGGCCAAGGGCGACATCACCTTCATCGAAAGCGAGGGCGACACCGTCGCCTTCACGCGCCGGGCGGGCAATGAGCAGATCGTCTGTGTCTTCAACCTCGGCGCCAAGCCGGCCACGGTTGACCTTGGCAGCCGACCCCTGCAACCTTTGCCGGGACACGGGTTTTCCGGGCAGACGAGCCCCGGTTCGATCGAGCTTGGCGGCTACGGCGCCTGGTTCGGACGTATCGACTGA